A genome region from Cucurbita pepo subsp. pepo cultivar mu-cu-16 chromosome LG02, ASM280686v2, whole genome shotgun sequence includes the following:
- the LOC111788599 gene encoding uncharacterized protein LOC111788599 isoform X2, translated as MEKFTDHCASLCSSSSPPPPPSSSSSSSSKQSRLNVVVVSTLLASICFLSLRFSPSFLTLLLLLLIPSFFFLANKKSDSSQISDRNPLLISTAGHLFDEKPQRTVEELSAAQIGEELSSDDDSSSNGGFESGGDFESDLWMCLDELALNLPFSDDSSSEDDDSLIEIPLLPYSDAIRTDSNRELVRNLETCLPDLLPDSVLKQNGFVELLEEINEEDNLIEIDISRGFNRVSTVCN; from the exons ATGGAAAAGTTCACAGACCACTGCGCTTCACTCTGCTCATCAtcatcgccgccgccgccgc cgtcgtcgtcgtcgtcgtcttcttccaAACAATCACGCCTCAATGTTGTCGTTGTTTCAACTCTTCTAGCTTCAATTTGCTTTCTCAGTCTCCGATTCTCACCTTCCTTCcttactcttcttcttcttcttctaatccCTTCGTTTTTCTTCCTCGCAAACAAAAAATCCGATTCCAGTCAAATCTCGGACCGAAATCCACTTCTCATCTCCACCGCCGGCCACCTGTTCGACGAAAAGCCTCAAAGAACAGTGGAAGAACTATCCGCCGCGCAAATCGGAGAAGAGCTTTCTTCTGATGATGATAGTAGCAGCAATGGCGGATTTGAAAGTGGCGGAGATTTCGAGTCCGATCTCTGGATGTGTTTGGACGAACTGGCTCTGAATCTTCCGTTCTCTGACGATTCGAGTTCCGAAGATGACGATAGCTTGATCGaaattcctcttcttccatACTCGGACGCGATTCGAACGGATTCGAACAGAGAATTAGTTCGAAATCTCGAGACGTGTTTGCCTGATTTGTTACCGGATTCTGTCCTGAAACAGAACGGATTCGTGGAGCTTTTGGAAGAGATCAACGAGGAAGACAACTTAATCGAGATCGACATTTCCAGAGGCTTCAATCGAGTTTCCACCGTTTGCAACTGA
- the LOC111788599 gene encoding uncharacterized protein LOC111788599 isoform X1: MEKFTDHCASLCSSSSPPPPPSSSSSSSSSSSSSSSSSSKQSRLNVVVVSTLLASICFLSLRFSPSFLTLLLLLLIPSFFFLANKKSDSSQISDRNPLLISTAGHLFDEKPQRTVEELSAAQIGEELSSDDDSSSNGGFESGGDFESDLWMCLDELALNLPFSDDSSSEDDDSLIEIPLLPYSDAIRTDSNRELVRNLETCLPDLLPDSVLKQNGFVELLEEINEEDNLIEIDISRGFNRVSTVCN; encoded by the coding sequence ATGGAAAAGTTCACAGACCACTGCGCTTCACTCTGCTCATCAtcatcgccgccgccgccgccgtcgtcgtcgtcgtcgtcgtcgtcgtcgtcgtcgtcgtcgtcgtcgtcttcttccaAACAATCACGCCTCAATGTTGTCGTTGTTTCAACTCTTCTAGCTTCAATTTGCTTTCTCAGTCTCCGATTCTCACCTTCCTTCcttactcttcttcttcttcttctaatccCTTCGTTTTTCTTCCTCGCAAACAAAAAATCCGATTCCAGTCAAATCTCGGACCGAAATCCACTTCTCATCTCCACCGCCGGCCACCTGTTCGACGAAAAGCCTCAAAGAACAGTGGAAGAACTATCCGCCGCGCAAATCGGAGAAGAGCTTTCTTCTGATGATGATAGTAGCAGCAATGGCGGATTTGAAAGTGGCGGAGATTTCGAGTCCGATCTCTGGATGTGTTTGGACGAACTGGCTCTGAATCTTCCGTTCTCTGACGATTCGAGTTCCGAAGATGACGATAGCTTGATCGaaattcctcttcttccatACTCGGACGCGATTCGAACGGATTCGAACAGAGAATTAGTTCGAAATCTCGAGACGTGTTTGCCTGATTTGTTACCGGATTCTGTCCTGAAACAGAACGGATTCGTGGAGCTTTTGGAAGAGATCAACGAGGAAGACAACTTAATCGAGATCGACATTTCCAGAGGCTTCAATCGAGTTTCCACCGTTTGCAACTGA